One stretch of Halapricum desulfuricans DNA includes these proteins:
- the moaC gene encoding cyclic pyranopterin monophosphate synthase MoaC, giving the protein MGDTDEQSGELTHTDESGEAQMVDVGDKPDSERRAVARGTIHLQASTVAAIRSNELEKGDVLATARVGAIQAVKHTWETIPMCHQIPITNVETDFELDETSVTLTVSVETTGKTGCEMEALEGVTTGLNVVWDMVKAAEKDDDGQYPDTAIDDVRVVEKTKRT; this is encoded by the coding sequence ATGGGTGACACGGACGAGCAGAGCGGGGAGTTGACACATACCGACGAGTCGGGCGAGGCACAGATGGTCGACGTCGGTGACAAGCCCGACAGCGAACGCCGGGCGGTCGCCCGCGGGACGATTCACCTGCAGGCGTCGACGGTCGCCGCGATCCGGTCGAACGAACTCGAGAAGGGCGACGTGCTTGCGACCGCTCGGGTAGGCGCGATCCAGGCCGTCAAACACACCTGGGAGACGATCCCGATGTGCCACCAGATCCCGATCACGAACGTCGAGACGGACTTCGAACTCGACGAGACTTCGGTGACACTGACTGTCAGCGTCGAGACGACCGGCAAGACCGGCTGCGAGATGGAAGCGCTGGAGGGCGTCACGACCGGCCTGAACGTCGTCTGGGACATGGTCAAGGCCGCCGAGAAAGACGACGACGGCCAGTACCCCGACACCGCGATCGACGACGTGCGCGTGGTCGAGAAGACCAAGCGCACGTAA